From a region of the Cryptococcus depauperatus CBS 7841 chromosome 6, complete sequence genome:
- a CDS encoding UV excision repair protein Rad23, translating into MVKITFKTVQNKLFTIDADDSNTVEDLKKKIQESQSFPVENQKLIYSGKILQDASTVESLRIKEKDFLVVMVSRPKATQAAPAPVATDPTPSISDPVATATPLTSTTEAPQSAPEPAPAPTALSSEAPQSVESTQPLEQAPLGGSFLTGSALQAATDSMVEMGFEREQVIRALRASFNNPDRAVEYLMSGNIPNVDTSAPTPAEPSAPSSVPVAAPAAETQDVAQPVAQQAQAPAPAAGSADNLFAAAEAAMQRDRGNPSGGPTLSGAGTGAGGGPPGLDQLQQIRDMVQQNPAMIQPLLQQIAAESPEIAQLIAQNPEALYELLGGGGGEGDEDDEFGEGGPVMRINLTQEEAAAVERLEALGFDRQMVLQAYMLCDKNEELAANFLFENAEEDQQ; encoded by the exons atggTCAAAATCACATTCAAAACGGTTCAGAATAAG CTGTTCACAATTGATGCAGATGATTCAAATACT GTTGAGGAcctaaagaagaaaatccAAGAATCTCAAAGCTTCCCGGTTGAGAACCAAAAGCTCATCTATTCTG GCAAGATCCTTCAAGATGCATCCACTGTAGAGTCTCTCAGAattaaagaaaaggatttCCTAGTGGTAATGGTTTCTAGA CCAAAAGCTACTCAAGCTGCCCCTGCCCCTGTAGCTACTGATCCAACCCCATCAATATCTGATCCCGTTGCCACTGCCACACCATTGACTTCTACTACTGAAGCTCCGCAATCTGCCCCCGAGCCTGCTCCGGCCCCAACAGCTCTCTCTTCTGAGGCACCTCAATCCGTAGAGTCTACCCAGCCTTTGGAACAAGCTCCCCTTGGAGGATCTTTCT TGACAGGTTCTGCGTTGCAGGCAGCTACCGATAGTATGGTTGAAATGGGTTTTGAACGCGAACAAGTAATCCGTGCTTTGAGAGCGAGTTTTAATAATCCTGATCGAGCTGTCGAATACCTTATGAGCGGAAATATCCCCAATGTAGACACATCTGCTCCAACTCCTGCTGAGCCGTCCGCCCCTTCTTCAGTTCCTGTAGCCGCCCCTGCAGCCGAGACACAAGATGTGGCTCAACCAGTTGCTCAACAGGCTCAAGCTCCTGCCCCTGCGGCCGGAAGTGCAGATAATTTGTTTGCT GCTGCAGAGGCTGCCATGCAACGTGACCGGGGCAACCCTAGTGGTGGTCCCACACTTTCAGGTGCTGGTACTGGCGCTGGAGGCGGCCCTCCTGGGCTCGATCAACTTCAACAAATCCGCGAT ATGGTTCAACAAAATCCTGCAATGATTCAAccccttcttcaacaaattGCCGCTGAATCTCCAGAAATTGCTCAACTTATTGCACAAAATCCCGAGGCTCTGTACGAGCTCCTAGGCGGTGGAGGTGGCGAGggtgatgaagatgatgagttTGGTGAAGGCGGGCCTGTAATGAGGATCAACTTGACGCAAGAGGAGGCTGCCGCTGTAGAGAGACTTGAGGCTCTTGGGTTCGACAGACAAATGGTGTTACAAGCATATATGCTTTGTGATAAGAATGAGGAGTTGGCGGCTAACTTCTTGTTTGAAAATGCGGAAGAGGACCAACAATAA
- a CDS encoding DNA repair protein RAD51 codes for MSHEQDPFVGKGGEDDDFEPLAPLLVAKLQEAGISAQDTKKLSDAGFHTVEAVAFTPKKALCTIKGISEQKADKILAEACKMVPMGFTTATEIHSRRSELVHITTGSTGLDTILGGGIETGAITELYGEFRTGKSQICHTLAVTCQLPVSMGGGEGKCLYIDTEGTFRPVRMLAVAERYGLDGEEVLDNIAYARAYNADHQLQLLVQASAMMAESRFSLLIVDSCTSLYRTDFSGRGELSARQMHLAKFLRTLMRLADEFGVAVIVTNQVVAQVDGGQFAVADAKKPIGGNIMAHASTTRLNLRKGRGTSRVCKIVDSPCLPEAEAIFAINPNGIGDPEELQE; via the exons aTGTCTCACGAACAAGACCCATTTGTTGGCAaaggaggagaagatgacgaCTTTGAACCTTTAgctcctcttcttgttgcCAAATTACAA GAGGCTGGTATCTCAGCCCAAGATACGAAAAAGCTTTCCGATGCTGGATTTCATACTGTTGAAGCCGTCGCCTTCACTCCAAAAAAGGCACTATGCACCATTAAAGGTATTAGTGAGCAAAAAGCGGATAAGATTCTTGCCGAGG CTTGCAAGATGGTTCCTATGGGTTTTACGACTGCAACAGAAATTCATTCCAGAAGATCTGAGTTGGTTCATATCACAACAGGTTCAACCGGTTTAGACACAATATTAGGAGGCGGTATTGAAACAGGAGCCATCACAGAGCTTTATG GCGAATTTCGAACAGGGAAATCACAAATTTGCCATACTCTCGCTGTCACTTGTCAGCTTCCCGTTTCAATGGGTGGAGGTGAAGGCAAATGCTTGTACATTGATACAGAAGGAACTTTTCGGCCCGTTCGTATGCTTGCAGTGGCAGAACGTTATGGCcttgatggagaagaagtgcTTGACAATATAGCCTATGCTAGGGCATATAATGCAGATCACCAGTTACAATTATTGGTACAAGCGAGTGCCATGATGGCTGAGTCTAG ATTCTCGTTGTTGATTGTTGATTCTTGTACTTCTTTATATCGAACAGACTTCTCAGGAAGAGGTGAATTGTCGGCGAGACAAATGCACTTGGCCAAGTTTCTGAGAACTTTGATGAGACTCGCCGATGAA TTTGGCGTTGCAGTCATCGTGACGAATCAGGTAGTCGCCCAAGTCGATGGTGGACAATTTGCGGTTGCGGATGCAAAGAAACCAAT CGGCGGAAACATTATGGCCCATGCTTCTACAACACGTCTAAACTTGCGAAAAGGCCGAGGGACGTCGCGAGTATGTAAAATTGTCGACAGCCCTTGTCTTCCCGAGGCCGAGgccatctttgccatcaa TCCGAATGGTATTGGTGATCCGGAAGAATTGCAAGAGTAG